The Mycolicibacterium flavescens genome has a segment encoding these proteins:
- the artI gene encoding periplasmic component of amino acid ABC-type transporter/signal transduction system encodes METLRVGVAMPDPPFNGMPDDGGLDIDLMRALSEKIGATVEFVPYDGADFGGIFDGLGSKYDCVAAGTTVTPQREEKATFLPPYVISGQALAVDTRRLPRVTSVDDLEGLTIGVQRGNTSRPIAERLVADGKAGAVRVYEYTAIRDALSDLSTGGCDAVMKLAPVLTELVKPVPGVEVVQRGITVEDIAIAVPRGDQVLLGRLTVAQAELEADGTLQRIRRKWLGNPYADQRLTAH; translated from the coding sequence ATGGAGACGCTGAGAGTCGGTGTGGCGATGCCCGACCCACCCTTCAACGGGATGCCCGACGACGGTGGGCTCGACATCGACCTGATGCGCGCGCTCAGCGAGAAGATCGGCGCGACAGTCGAATTCGTACCCTACGACGGCGCCGACTTCGGCGGCATCTTCGATGGTCTCGGGTCGAAGTACGACTGCGTCGCCGCCGGAACTACCGTCACGCCCCAGCGCGAGGAGAAGGCGACGTTCCTCCCGCCCTACGTGATCTCCGGTCAGGCGCTGGCTGTCGACACTCGCCGGCTGCCGCGTGTCACGTCCGTCGACGACCTCGAAGGCCTGACCATCGGCGTTCAGCGGGGCAACACCAGCCGGCCGATCGCCGAGCGACTCGTCGCCGATGGCAAGGCCGGTGCCGTCCGCGTCTATGAGTACACCGCGATTCGCGACGCGTTGAGCGACCTCTCGACGGGTGGCTGTGATGCCGTGATGAAGCTTGCGCCGGTGCTGACCGAACTGGTCAAGCCGGTCCCTGGCGTCGAGGTCGTCCAGCGCGGCATCACGGTCGAGGACATTGCGATTGCCGTTCCGCGCGGTGACCAGGTGCTTCTCGGTCGGCTGACAGTCGCGCAAGCCGAGTTGGAGGCCGACGGCACGCTGCAACGGATCCGCCGTAAATGGCTCGGCAACCCCTATGCCGACCAGCGCCTGACCGCGCACTGA
- a CDS encoding putative ATPase, whose amino-acid sequence MRRMTNLCSAIAVMDSGCLHVVEATVDAQRRFELPVRMGVATGETKVRDGDYFGTVLHRVMAAGPGGHILVAELATYAYEQIDQARAQLQQLR is encoded by the coding sequence ATGAGGCGCATGACGAATTTGTGTTCAGCCATAGCGGTGATGGACTCGGGCTGCCTTCACGTCGTCGAGGCTACTGTCGACGCCCAGCGCCGATTCGAACTACCGGTGCGCATGGGCGTCGCGACCGGTGAGACCAAGGTTCGCGATGGGGACTACTTCGGCACAGTCCTCCACCGGGTGATGGCGGCCGGGCCCGGCGGTCACATCCTCGTGGCCGAACTCGCGACCTACGCCTACGAGCAGATCGATCAGGCCCGCGCGCAGCTGCAGCAACTACGGTGA
- the afsR_3 gene encoding putative ATPase: MSAGVPPTGVVTFLFTDIEGSTRRWESDADAMRVALACHDKVLRSAIEAHDGFVFSHSGDGLAAAFASPSAAVDAAIAAQRELELPVRMGIATGEAELRDGDYFGTVLNRAARVTAAGHGGQILVAESTAVLLDGVELLNLGPKRLRDVTRPITIFQLRTQGLPCDFPPLRSLDADRGNFRPVGRRLVGRDDEVARIAAVLRTNRFVTLTGVGGVGKTRLALEVAGRLTNDFTDGVWVFELASVADAGAVADSVAAILGIAQQPGMSMCDSVAAVLENRKRLLVFDNCEHVLDATAGLVEAILAKSSTVSILATSREGLGVAEEQIWPVRSLSDDAAAELFVERAGSIAPGAAVREMDAVTDICRRLDGIPLAIELAASRVSVMTLTDIRDRLDKRFNLLVGARRSLERHQTLRHAVQWSYDLLSAEEKRLLERCSVFAGGFDIHSACAVAGPEYDEFAVVDLLESLVRKSLLTVDRSEQTARFSMLETVRQFAEEQLASCGAAEDVRNAHARYFAQLENTMLSLWDSPEQRYAYRWLALELANLRTAFRWAADTGDIDVAATIATYAGLLGIGVESYEPMTWAEAMIELAVAVNHPRLSSLYVVAAVCWMAGRLENALRYAEAGAAVVARNENAPPYGMEGWLGAAYLPAGEPLRWAELCQAQLERRGDNHVYIRGCRVFGLSFGGLVDDAMEAAKGLVEAGAATRNPYMHTFAIAASTFPLHAEGSDAGLEDCREGLAMALDSGNRFNASILALGMARFEALEAVTPEALEHLTLVLRNYHDSGNVGSIRSPLAVLSTFLYRVGLYESAAIISGFSMSPLAQAVLPEFSTSIAHLRTVLGDATYESLASRGESMSMAAVAEYAYGEIDHARAELGRPS, translated from the coding sequence GTGTCCGCGGGCGTCCCGCCCACCGGCGTCGTGACATTCCTGTTCACCGACATCGAGGGTTCGACTCGTCGGTGGGAGTCCGACGCGGATGCCATGCGGGTTGCACTTGCTTGCCATGACAAGGTGTTGCGCTCGGCGATCGAGGCGCACGACGGATTCGTGTTCAGCCACAGCGGCGATGGTCTCGCCGCTGCGTTCGCGTCTCCGAGCGCCGCCGTCGACGCAGCCATCGCCGCCCAGCGCGAGTTGGAGCTCCCCGTGCGCATGGGAATCGCGACCGGTGAGGCCGAACTGCGTGACGGTGACTACTTCGGAACGGTGCTCAACCGTGCTGCTCGCGTCACGGCGGCCGGGCATGGTGGCCAGATCCTGGTGGCCGAGTCGACGGCGGTTCTGCTCGACGGTGTCGAACTGCTGAACCTGGGGCCGAAGCGCTTACGCGACGTGACGCGCCCGATCACGATCTTTCAGCTGCGAACCCAAGGCCTTCCATGTGACTTCCCGCCATTACGCAGCCTTGACGCTGACCGGGGAAATTTCCGACCTGTGGGAAGAAGGTTGGTTGGGCGTGATGACGAAGTGGCCCGGATCGCGGCGGTGTTGCGCACCAATCGATTCGTCACATTGACCGGTGTCGGTGGAGTGGGCAAGACGCGTCTGGCGCTTGAGGTCGCTGGTCGTTTGACCAACGATTTCACCGACGGGGTCTGGGTTTTCGAGCTTGCGTCTGTGGCCGACGCAGGTGCCGTGGCTGATTCGGTTGCCGCGATCCTAGGCATCGCTCAACAACCCGGGATGAGCATGTGTGATTCGGTCGCGGCTGTCTTGGAGAACCGGAAGCGGCTGTTGGTCTTCGATAACTGCGAACACGTGTTGGACGCGACCGCAGGACTTGTCGAGGCCATCCTCGCGAAGTCCTCGACCGTGAGCATCCTCGCCACGAGCAGAGAGGGCTTGGGCGTCGCCGAAGAACAGATCTGGCCGGTCCGCTCACTCTCTGACGATGCCGCGGCGGAGCTGTTCGTGGAGCGCGCCGGCAGCATTGCTCCTGGCGCTGCCGTCCGCGAAATGGATGCGGTCACCGACATATGTCGTCGCCTCGACGGCATTCCGCTGGCGATCGAACTCGCTGCTTCTCGGGTTTCGGTGATGACGCTGACCGATATTCGTGACCGACTCGACAAGAGGTTCAACCTCCTCGTGGGGGCACGGCGAAGCTTGGAAAGACACCAGACACTTCGTCACGCGGTGCAATGGTCATACGACCTCTTGAGCGCCGAAGAGAAGAGACTGTTAGAGCGGTGTTCGGTGTTCGCCGGTGGGTTCGACATCCACAGCGCCTGCGCCGTGGCCGGACCGGAATACGACGAGTTCGCGGTCGTGGATCTTCTCGAGTCTTTGGTGCGCAAGTCGCTGCTCACGGTGGACCGATCCGAGCAGACGGCTCGGTTCTCCATGCTCGAGACCGTTCGCCAATTCGCAGAGGAACAGCTTGCCTCTTGCGGTGCGGCAGAGGACGTTCGAAACGCCCACGCCCGCTACTTCGCGCAACTCGAGAACACGATGCTGTCCTTGTGGGACAGCCCTGAGCAACGCTACGCGTATCGCTGGTTGGCGTTGGAGCTGGCGAACTTGCGCACAGCCTTCCGCTGGGCGGCCGATACAGGCGACATTGACGTTGCCGCCACAATCGCAACGTATGCGGGGCTTCTCGGCATAGGGGTCGAGAGTTACGAGCCGATGACCTGGGCCGAAGCGATGATCGAGCTTGCCGTCGCTGTAAACCATCCCCGGCTGTCGAGTTTGTATGTGGTCGCAGCGGTGTGCTGGATGGCCGGCAGGTTGGAAAACGCGCTTCGATATGCCGAAGCAGGCGCCGCCGTAGTGGCGCGCAACGAGAATGCGCCGCCGTACGGGATGGAGGGTTGGCTGGGAGCGGCCTACCTTCCGGCCGGCGAGCCGTTGCGGTGGGCCGAACTATGTCAGGCTCAACTCGAACGGCGCGGTGATAACCACGTGTACATCCGTGGCTGCCGGGTGTTCGGTCTTTCGTTCGGGGGGCTTGTTGACGACGCGATGGAAGCGGCGAAGGGATTGGTCGAAGCGGGGGCGGCAACTCGAAACCCTTATATGCACACGTTCGCAATCGCCGCAAGTACGTTCCCACTCCATGCGGAAGGATCAGACGCCGGCTTGGAGGACTGCCGCGAAGGTTTGGCGATGGCCCTGGATAGCGGAAATCGTTTCAACGCCTCGATTCTCGCTCTGGGGATGGCCAGGTTTGAGGCACTTGAGGCGGTTACCCCAGAGGCACTCGAGCACTTGACGTTGGTCCTACGCAATTACCACGACTCCGGCAACGTCGGTAGCATTCGCAGTCCACTCGCCGTGCTGAGTACATTCCTTTACCGCGTGGGTCTGTACGAATCGGCAGCGATTATCAGCGGGTTTTCAATGAGTCCTCTGGCTCAAGCGGTACTGCCGGAGTTCAGCACCTCCATCGCCCACCTCCGGACGGTGCTCGGTGACGCCACCTACGAATCACTGGCCTCCAGAGGTGAGTCGATGTCGATGGCTGCCGTCGCGGAGTACGCCTATGGCGAAATCGACCATGCGCGAGCTGAACTCGGCCGACCCTCATGA
- the whiA gene encoding putative sporulation transcription regulator whiA: MAMTAEVKDELSRLIVNSVSARRAEVASLLRFAGGLHIVSGRVVVEAEVDLGIIARRLRKDIYDLYGYNATVHVVSASGIRKSTRYLVRVAKDGEALARQTGLLDLRGRPVRGLPAQVVGGSVADAEAAWRGAFLAHGSLTEPGRSSALEVSCPGPEAALALVGAARRLGVSAKAREVRGTDRVVVRDGEAIGALLTRMGAQDTRLTWEERRMRREVRATANRLANFDDANLRRSARAAVAAAARVERALEILGDTVPDHLAAAGKLRVEHRQASLEELGRLADPPMTKDAVAGRIRRLLSMADRKAKQDGIPDTESAVTPDLLEDA; this comes from the coding sequence GTGGCGATGACAGCCGAGGTCAAGGATGAGTTGAGTCGGCTGATCGTCAATTCGGTCAGCGCTCGGCGCGCCGAGGTGGCCTCCCTGCTGCGGTTCGCCGGCGGATTGCACATCGTTTCGGGACGCGTGGTCGTCGAGGCGGAGGTCGATCTCGGCATCATCGCCCGGCGGTTGCGCAAGGACATCTACGACCTGTACGGCTACAACGCCACCGTGCACGTCGTATCGGCCAGCGGCATCCGCAAGAGCACCCGGTACCTGGTCCGCGTGGCGAAGGACGGTGAGGCGTTGGCCAGGCAGACCGGTCTGCTCGACCTGCGGGGTCGCCCCGTGCGCGGGCTGCCGGCCCAAGTGGTCGGCGGCAGCGTGGCCGATGCCGAAGCAGCCTGGCGCGGAGCATTTCTGGCACACGGATCGCTCACCGAACCGGGACGCTCGTCGGCGTTGGAAGTCAGCTGCCCGGGTCCTGAGGCGGCGCTGGCACTTGTCGGCGCCGCCCGCAGGTTGGGGGTGAGCGCGAAAGCGCGCGAGGTTCGCGGCACCGACCGGGTGGTGGTGCGTGACGGCGAGGCCATCGGCGCGCTGTTGACGCGCATGGGTGCGCAGGACACCCGGCTGACATGGGAAGAGCGCAGGATGCGGCGCGAGGTGCGGGCCACCGCCAACCGGCTGGCCAACTTCGACGACGCCAACCTGCGGCGCTCGGCACGGGCGGCGGTCGCCGCGGCCGCCCGCGTGGAACGGGCGCTGGAGATCCTCGGCGATACGGTGCCCGACCACCTCGCCGCCGCGGGCAAGCTGCGCGTCGAGCACCGGCAGGCGTCGCTGGAGGAGTTGGGCCGGCTCGCCGATCCGCCGATGACGAAGGACGCTGTGGCGGGCCGTATTCGGCGGTTGCTGTCCATGGCCGATCGCAAGGCCAAGCAGGACGGCATTCCCGACACTGAGTCGGCTGTCACGCCGGACCTGCTCGAGGACGCCTAG
- a CDS encoding putative P-loop-containing kinase, with the protein MTDQGMHEDLRDEASADSGIDVVLVTGLSGAGRGTAAKVLEDLGWYVADNLPPELIAQMVELGLAAGSRITQLAVVMDVRSRGFTGDLDWVRNELATRNIAPRVVFLDASDESLVRRYEQNRRSHPLQGNQTLAEGIAAERALLAPVRASADLVIDTSTLSVPALRESIERAFGGETIAHTNVTVESFGYKYGLPMDADTVMDVRFLPNPHWVDDLRPHSGQHPAVRDYVLGQPGAGDFLETYHRLLDVVIDGYRREGKRYMTVAIGCTGGKHRSVAIAEALAARLQGGDDLTVRVLHRDLGRE; encoded by the coding sequence ATGACGGACCAGGGAATGCACGAGGATCTTCGCGACGAGGCGAGCGCCGACTCCGGCATCGACGTGGTTCTGGTCACCGGACTCTCGGGTGCGGGCAGGGGCACCGCGGCCAAGGTGCTCGAGGACCTGGGGTGGTACGTCGCCGACAACCTCCCGCCGGAGCTGATCGCGCAGATGGTCGAGTTGGGGCTGGCGGCCGGATCACGGATCACCCAGCTGGCGGTGGTGATGGACGTGCGCTCGCGCGGGTTCACCGGAGACCTGGACTGGGTGCGCAACGAACTCGCGACCCGCAACATCGCGCCGCGGGTGGTGTTCCTGGACGCTTCGGACGAGAGCCTGGTGCGCCGCTACGAACAGAACCGCCGAAGTCACCCATTACAGGGCAATCAGACTCTGGCAGAAGGCATTGCGGCCGAGCGTGCGCTGTTGGCCCCCGTCCGCGCGTCGGCAGATCTGGTGATTGACACCTCGACGCTTTCCGTGCCCGCGCTGCGCGAGAGCATCGAGCGCGCCTTCGGTGGCGAAACCATCGCCCACACGAACGTCACGGTCGAGTCCTTCGGCTACAAGTACGGGTTGCCGATGGATGCCGACACCGTGATGGACGTCCGGTTCCTGCCGAACCCGCACTGGGTTGACGACCTGCGCCCGCACAGCGGCCAGCATCCCGCGGTCCGCGACTATGTTCTCGGGCAACCGGGTGCAGGCGACTTCCTGGAGACCTATCATCGGCTGCTCGATGTAGTCATCGACGGATACCGTCGCGAGGGGAAGCGATATATGACCGTCGCCATCGGATGCACCGGCGGCAAACATCGAAGCGTGGCGATCGCCGAGGCACTGGCGGCGCGGCTGCAGGGCGGTGATGACCTGACGGTGCGGGTGTTGCACCGGGATCTGGGGCGCGAATGA
- the uvrC gene encoding Excinuclease ABC subunit C — MIYVGKAKSLRSRLNSYFADVASLAPRTRQMVMAAGSVEWTVVNTEVEALQLEYNWIKEFDPRFNIRYRDDKSYPVLAVTLNEEYPRLMVYRGGRRKGVRYFGPYSHAWAIRETLDLLTRVFPARTCSNGVFKRHRQIDRPCLLGYIDKCSAPCIGRVSAEEHRQIVLDFCDFLAGKTDRLVRDLEHQMNEAAEELDFERAARLRDDIGALKRALEKQAVVFGDGTDADVVAFADDELEAAVQVFHVRGGRVRGQRGWIVEKSGEPGESSQERLVEQFLTQFYGDQAELGDASDSGGDEATNPVPRQVLVPCLPSNSDELAAWLGQLRGSRVSLRVPQRGDKRALAETVRRNAQDALAQHKLRRAGDFTARTAALQSIQDALGLAEAPLRIECVDISHVQGTDVVASLVVFEDGLPRKSDYRHYAIREAAGDGRSDDVASIAEVTRRRFYRHLHDSQHPTELAPEGKSRKFAYPPNLFVVDGGAPQVNAAQAVLDELGITDVAVIGLAKRLEEVWVPSEPDPLIMPRNSEGLYLLQRVRDEAHRFAIAYHRSKRSKRMTASALDSVRGLGEHRRKALVTHFGSVARLKEASIAEITAVPGIGVATARAVLDALGVPPESDAPESAIDDDQSKVSG, encoded by the coding sequence GTGATCTACGTCGGCAAGGCGAAGAGCCTGCGCAGCCGACTGAACTCCTACTTCGCCGACGTCGCGAGCCTGGCGCCACGTACACGTCAGATGGTGATGGCCGCGGGCAGCGTCGAGTGGACGGTGGTCAACACCGAAGTCGAGGCGCTGCAGCTCGAATACAACTGGATCAAGGAGTTCGATCCGCGGTTCAACATCAGGTATCGAGACGACAAGTCCTACCCGGTGCTCGCGGTCACGCTCAACGAGGAGTATCCGCGGCTGATGGTGTACCGCGGGGGCCGGCGCAAGGGCGTCCGGTACTTCGGACCCTATTCGCATGCGTGGGCGATCCGCGAAACCCTCGACCTGCTGACGCGGGTGTTCCCGGCGCGCACATGCTCTAACGGAGTGTTCAAGCGCCACAGGCAAATCGATCGACCCTGTCTGCTTGGCTACATCGACAAGTGTTCGGCCCCCTGCATCGGTCGGGTGAGCGCCGAAGAGCACCGCCAGATCGTCCTCGATTTCTGCGACTTCCTCGCCGGTAAGACCGATCGGTTGGTGCGCGACCTCGAACACCAGATGAACGAGGCCGCCGAGGAACTGGATTTCGAGAGGGCAGCACGCCTGCGCGACGACATCGGCGCTCTGAAACGGGCGCTGGAGAAACAGGCGGTGGTGTTCGGCGACGGCACCGATGCCGACGTGGTGGCATTCGCCGACGACGAACTCGAAGCGGCCGTGCAGGTTTTCCACGTCCGCGGCGGCCGGGTGCGCGGCCAGCGCGGTTGGATCGTGGAAAAGTCCGGTGAGCCGGGAGAATCGAGCCAGGAACGTTTGGTGGAACAGTTCCTGACCCAGTTCTACGGCGATCAGGCCGAATTGGGCGACGCCAGCGACAGCGGCGGGGACGAGGCGACCAATCCCGTGCCTCGTCAGGTGCTGGTTCCGTGCCTGCCGAGCAACTCCGACGAATTGGCCGCCTGGCTCGGCCAGCTGCGGGGTTCTCGGGTGTCGTTGCGCGTGCCGCAGCGCGGTGACAAGCGCGCCCTCGCCGAGACGGTCCGCCGCAATGCCCAGGATGCGCTCGCTCAGCACAAGCTCAGGCGTGCCGGTGACTTCACCGCGAGAACCGCTGCGCTGCAGAGTATTCAGGATGCTCTGGGGCTGGCCGAGGCGCCGTTGCGCATCGAGTGCGTCGATATCAGCCACGTGCAGGGCACCGATGTGGTGGCCTCCCTGGTGGTCTTCGAGGACGGTTTACCGCGCAAGTCCGACTACCGGCACTACGCGATCCGAGAGGCCGCGGGCGACGGCCGTTCAGACGACGTCGCCTCCATCGCCGAGGTGACCAGGCGCCGGTTCTACCGTCACCTACACGACAGCCAGCATCCCACAGAGCTTGCACCGGAAGGAAAGTCGCGCAAGTTCGCCTACCCACCGAACCTGTTCGTCGTCGATGGCGGTGCGCCACAGGTCAACGCCGCACAAGCCGTGCTCGACGAACTGGGTATCACCGACGTCGCGGTGATCGGCTTGGCCAAGCGTCTCGAGGAGGTGTGGGTTCCGTCGGAGCCCGATCCGCTGATCATGCCGCGCAACAGTGAAGGGCTGTACCTGCTGCAGCGCGTACGTGACGAGGCGCACCGGTTCGCGATCGCGTATCACCGCAGCAAGCGTTCCAAGCGGATGACCGCGTCGGCGCTTGACTCGGTTCGAGGGCTCGGTGAGCATCGCCGGAAAGCACTGGTCACCCACTTCGGCTCGGTGGCCCGATTGAAGGAGGCGTCGATCGCGGAGATCACCGCGGTACCCGGTATCGGTGTCGCCACCGCCCGTGCCGTGCTCGACGCGCTTGGCGTACCGCCCGAAAGCGACGCGCCCGAGTCGGCGATCGACGATGATCAGAGCAAGGTATCGGGATGA
- the ggt gene encoding gamma-glutamyltransferase, protein MRISSLTKVMAPLTGLVLVLAGCSSDDGSTGSEAAGPCAIVENGTPVVKTTAAPSPGSPPTSRDISTNPEVATGYRTDMTPVRTSSFSVVTANPLATQAACEVLRDGGTAADALVTAQAVLGLVEPQASGLGGGGFLLYFDAASGEVQAYDGREIAPAAATENYLRWVSETDRTEPKPDARASGRSIGVPGIVRMLTEVHADHGKTGWRDLFAPAVRMADDGFDISPRLAAAIDDAAPELKLDPQAAEYFLNGDGSPKTEGTRLTNPAYSKTLGVIATDPQTFYTGAIARDIVAAAADASGGRTPSLMTVEDLANYSVKEREPLCRPYRGREICGMPPPSSGGIAVLATLGILEHFPMADHKPSDVDLNGGRPSVMGVHLISEAERLAYADRDKYVADTDFVPLPGGSPDTLLGSDYLAGRAALISEQHSMGTAKPGEFGPPTSPAPPVPEHGTSQVSIVDSQGNAASLTTTVESAFGSFHMVDGFLLNNQLTDFSAEPAGPDGALVANRVQPGKRPRSTMAPTLIFDRAQGRAGERGRLYAVLGSPGGAAIIQFVAKTIVGMLDWGLDPQQAVSMVDFGAANTPKTNVGGEHPIIDTSDNGDLDPLVQGLRALGHQVDLADQSSGLSAIIRDSTGLIGGADPRREGLVMGDTR, encoded by the coding sequence ATGCGGATCTCGTCGCTGACCAAGGTGATGGCCCCGCTGACCGGGTTGGTGCTGGTACTCGCCGGCTGCTCGAGCGACGACGGCAGCACCGGGTCTGAGGCCGCGGGACCGTGCGCGATCGTCGAGAACGGCACCCCGGTGGTCAAGACCACCGCCGCACCCTCTCCCGGGTCGCCGCCGACGTCCCGCGACATCTCAACCAATCCCGAGGTGGCCACGGGTTACCGCACCGACATGACGCCGGTGCGAACCAGCAGCTTCTCGGTGGTCACCGCTAATCCGCTGGCCACGCAGGCCGCGTGCGAGGTGCTCCGCGACGGTGGCACCGCGGCGGACGCGCTCGTCACCGCGCAGGCCGTGCTCGGCCTCGTCGAGCCGCAGGCGTCGGGCCTCGGCGGCGGCGGCTTCCTGCTCTATTTCGATGCGGCCTCCGGTGAGGTCCAGGCCTACGACGGTCGCGAAATCGCGCCCGCTGCGGCCACGGAGAACTATCTGCGCTGGGTTTCCGAAACCGACCGGACGGAGCCCAAACCGGACGCCAGGGCCTCGGGGCGTTCGATCGGTGTGCCCGGCATCGTGCGGATGCTCACCGAGGTGCACGCCGATCACGGCAAGACGGGCTGGCGCGACCTGTTCGCTCCCGCAGTCCGGATGGCCGACGACGGCTTCGACATCAGCCCGAGGCTGGCCGCGGCCATCGATGACGCGGCGCCCGAGCTCAAGCTCGACCCCCAAGCGGCCGAATACTTCCTCAACGGCGACGGCAGCCCCAAGACGGAGGGCACCCGGCTGACCAACCCGGCGTATTCGAAGACGTTGGGCGTCATCGCCACCGACCCTCAGACGTTCTACACCGGCGCCATCGCCCGCGACATCGTCGCCGCAGCGGCCGACGCCTCCGGGGGCCGGACGCCAAGCCTGATGACCGTCGAAGACCTCGCCAACTACTCGGTCAAGGAACGCGAACCGCTGTGCAGGCCGTACCGCGGACGGGAGATCTGCGGGATGCCACCGCCGTCGTCAGGCGGCATCGCCGTGCTGGCGACGCTCGGCATTCTCGAACACTTCCCGATGGCCGATCACAAACCCAGCGACGTCGACCTCAACGGCGGCCGACCGTCGGTCATGGGCGTACACCTGATATCCGAGGCGGAACGACTGGCGTACGCCGACCGCGACAAGTACGTCGCCGACACCGATTTCGTGCCGCTGCCGGGCGGGTCACCCGACACGCTGCTCGGCAGTGACTACCTCGCCGGTCGGGCCGCGCTGATCTCCGAGCAGCACAGCATGGGCACCGCGAAACCCGGCGAGTTCGGTCCGCCGACCAGCCCCGCACCGCCCGTCCCCGAACACGGCACCAGCCAGGTCAGCATCGTCGACTCACAGGGCAACGCCGCGTCGTTGACCACCACGGTCGAGTCGGCGTTCGGCTCGTTCCACATGGTCGACGGGTTCCTCCTCAACAACCAGCTCACAGACTTCTCGGCCGAGCCGGCCGGCCCCGACGGGGCGCTGGTGGCGAACCGGGTCCAGCCCGGCAAGCGACCGCGCAGCACGATGGCGCCGACCCTGATCTTCGACCGGGCACAGGGCCGGGCCGGCGAGCGCGGACGCCTCTATGCGGTCCTGGGTTCGCCCGGCGGTGCGGCGATCATCCAGTTCGTAGCGAAAACCATTGTGGGAATGCTGGATTGGGGACTCGACCCGCAGCAGGCGGTGTCGATGGTCGACTTCGGCGCGGCGAACACTCCGAAGACCAATGTCGGCGGTGAGCATCCGATCATCGACACCTCCGATAACGGCGATCTCGATCCGCTCGTGCAGGGGTTGCGGGCACTCGGCCATCAGGTGGATCTGGCCGACCAGTCGAGCGGCCTGTCGGCGATCATCCGAGACAGCACAGGCCTCATCGGCGGGGCGGATCCGCGCAGGGAAGGGTTGGTCATGGGCGACACCCGATGA
- a CDS encoding acetyltransferase, ribosomal protein N-acetylase, whose protein sequence is MTECVARLGEFDWQTFAAIRLRALSDSLGEKDPSYRDEAAFTAAQWRRRLRDHAQFVALDGDRPVGMIGAQQENNETVYLYSLWLEPAARGRGLARQLVAAALEWARTSNVHTVRLRVAIDNAAARQVYESIGFTVTDDQTTSERDELAMSLSVS, encoded by the coding sequence ATGACCGAATGTGTGGCCCGGCTCGGTGAATTCGACTGGCAGACGTTCGCTGCCATCCGGTTGAGGGCGCTGTCCGACTCGCTGGGTGAAAAGGATCCAAGCTACCGGGACGAGGCGGCCTTCACCGCAGCGCAGTGGCGGCGGCGGTTGCGCGACCATGCGCAGTTCGTCGCGCTCGACGGTGACCGTCCCGTCGGCATGATCGGGGCGCAGCAGGAGAACAACGAGACCGTGTATCTGTACTCGCTGTGGCTGGAACCCGCGGCACGGGGTCGGGGCCTGGCGCGGCAACTGGTCGCCGCGGCTCTCGAATGGGCGCGCACCAGCAATGTGCACACGGTCCGCTTACGGGTGGCGATCGACAACGCGGCGGCGCGTCAGGTGTACGAGAGCATCGGGTTCACCGTCACCGACGACCAAACCACCTCCGAGCGCGACGAACTCGCGATGTCGCTCAGCGTGAGTTGA
- a CDS encoding Protein of uncharacterised function (DUF2581), giving the protein MTDWDIEIRPHLAPYFAYAAAALILAAHVTVGALLKISSTGVIFRTADQVAIALLGVVIAGVVLMFARPRLRVGAAGVSVRNLVNDKTIPWSDVVDISFPRGARWARVDLPDDEYIPIMAIQAVDKGRAIDAMDRVRDVLERYKGLNSR; this is encoded by the coding sequence ATGACCGACTGGGATATCGAGATACGCCCGCACCTGGCACCGTATTTCGCTTACGCTGCCGCAGCGCTGATCCTCGCCGCGCATGTGACGGTAGGCGCATTGTTGAAGATCAGCTCGACCGGGGTGATCTTTCGGACCGCCGACCAGGTGGCGATCGCGCTGCTCGGCGTCGTCATCGCCGGGGTGGTCTTGATGTTCGCCCGGCCCCGGCTGCGAGTCGGCGCCGCCGGTGTGAGCGTGCGGAACCTCGTCAACGACAAGACGATTCCGTGGTCCGATGTGGTCGACATCTCTTTCCCGAGGGGCGCGCGATGGGCACGCGTGGACCTGCCCGACGACGAGTACATTCCGATCATGGCGATCCAGGCCGTCGACAAGGGCCGCGCCATCGACGCGATGGACCGCGTCCGCGACGTCCTCGAGCGTTACAAGGGCCTCAACTCACGCTGA